A window of Planifilum fulgidum genomic DNA:
CCTGTTCCGGCATCGACATCGTGATGATTTTGGAGAGGATGCGCCTTCGCGTCGACGCCTTTTCGATGGAGGTGTCCGGGGAACGGGCGGAGGATCATCCCCGCCGGTTCACCCGGGTTCACGTCCATTACCGGTTGGAGGGGGATCTGCCGCCGGAGAAGGTGCGGCGCGCGGTGGAGCTTTCCCGCGACAAGTACTGTTCGGTCCTCCGCTCCCTGAACGCCGAGGTGACAACCAGCTTCTCGATCAACGGGGTGGAATATTGATAGACTTTTTGTCGCGGAGATTTCCATTTATTACAGGGTT
This region includes:
- a CDS encoding OsmC family protein — protein: MKVDVIWKGNMAFQADAPSGHRVMMDAQPKAGGENRGPSPMETLLAAAGACSGIDIVMILERMRLRVDAFSMEVSGERAEDHPRRFTRVHVHYRLEGDLPPEKVRRAVELSRDKYCSVLRSLNAEVTTSFSINGVEY